A DNA window from Haliovirga abyssi contains the following coding sequences:
- a CDS encoding FliH/SctL family protein, producing the protein MFNVIKGEFIQNNSKPIIIGDKCEQKNIKNYGIEELDNKKEELETLNKNIKEKELELKNLSEKIERKKIELNEKVNKIIEEANQKAEYELEVNKNRGYQDGYQAGEKSAKEEIIEQTKSLIIRAQGIIDETVEIRNNTIKENEEAIIKLSIEIAKKIIKLEVSENNKIIKNNILESIKKVPISKKLKIFINWEDLNYLKDIKEEVISQINGVDRQEIEMIEDSRIEKGGCILETSMGTIDASINSQLEVLFEGLMKVKD; encoded by the coding sequence TTGTTTAATGTCATAAAAGGAGAATTCATACAAAATAATAGTAAACCTATTATAATAGGTGATAAGTGTGAACAAAAAAATATAAAAAATTATGGCATAGAAGAGTTGGATAACAAAAAAGAGGAATTAGAAACTCTAAATAAAAATATAAAAGAAAAAGAATTAGAATTAAAAAATTTAAGCGAAAAAATAGAGCGAAAAAAAATAGAATTAAATGAAAAGGTCAATAAAATAATAGAAGAAGCTAATCAAAAAGCTGAATATGAACTAGAAGTAAACAAAAATAGAGGTTATCAAGATGGCTATCAAGCTGGAGAAAAGAGTGCAAAAGAAGAAATAATAGAGCAAACAAAAAGTTTGATTATTAGAGCACAAGGGATTATTGATGAGACTGTTGAAATTAGAAATAATACAATAAAAGAAAATGAAGAGGCAATAATAAAATTATCTATAGAGATTGCCAAAAAAATAATAAAATTAGAAGTTTCAGAAAATAATAAGATAATAAAAAATAATATTTTAGAGTCAATAAAAAAAGTCCCAATTAGTAAAAAATTAAAAATATTTATAAATTGGGAAGATTTGAATTATTTAAAGGATATAAAGGAGGAGGTTATTTCTCAAATAAATGGGGTAGATAGACAAGAAATAGAGATGATAGAAGACTCTAGAATAGAAAAAGGCGGTTGTATATTGGAAACAAGTATGGGAACAATTGATGCTTCGATAAATTCACAATTAGAAGTTTTATTTGAAGGTTTAATGAAGGTGAAGGATTAA